CAGCTCCACGCCGGGCTTGAAGGACACGAACCGGTACGGGCCCGCGCCCACGGGCGCCTTCTTGAAGCCGTCGTCGCCCACCTTCTCGACGTACTTCTTCGGCACGATCCAGGCGGCGCCGGTGGCGGGCGTCGCGTAGAAGGTCATGAAGTCGGGCCAGGGACGCTTGAGAGTGAAGCGGACGCGGTAGGGGTCCACGACGTCCACGCGCGCCACCTTGGCCTTGAGGTCAGCAGCGGACGCGCCGCGGTAGCGCTCGAAGGAGAACTTGACGTCCTCCGCCGTCACGACGTCGCCGTTGTGGAACTTGACCCCCTTGCGAAGCGCGAACTCGTACGTCAGGCCGTCCTTGGACATGGTCCAGGACTCGGCGAGGGAGGGCGCCATGGCATTGCCGGGCATGGGTTTCACGAGCGCGTCGTGGAGCGCGTAGAGCACCATGAAGGGCGTGATGATGCCCGGGGTCTCGGCCGGGTCGAACCAGGTGGGCGCCAGCGAGACGTGAACGGCCCAGGTCATCTGGCCGTTTGGGCCTGCGGCGCTGGTTGGGCCTGCGGCGCTGGTTGGGCCTGCGGCGGTGGCCGGCTGAGCGGCGGCCGGGGCGACCGCGGCGATCGCCAGGGCGACCGCCAGGGTGAAACCACACGCTCGGGAGCGGTTTATGGTCTGTCCTCCGCTGCGCTTCGAAAAGGACCGGGCACGCTCGCGGGCTGCGAGGTTGCCCGATTATCCCCAAATCCCCTGCCCTGTCAATAGGAGCCGCGGGCGCTGGAGGAGCCGCGGGCGCTGGAGGAGCCGCGGGCGCTGGGGGGCCGGAGAGCCGCGATTGCCGCCTGCTGCGCCCTGTGCTACCGTCCGCCGGACATGGGCGACATCCTCCTCCTGGCCGAGCGGTTCTGGCAGGGACAGATCCCGCCGCGCGACCTGTGGCGGCCGACACACAAGAGCGAGGAGCTGGCGCCGGGTGTCGTCTTCTTCCACACTTGGGCGAATGTCACCGCCATCCGCACCGAGGCGGGGCTCGTCCTCGTGGACACGGGCAACTACGCCGCGCGCGCCAAGACCTTCGCCGCCGTCCGCGCGGTGGACGGAAGCCCCCTGCACGCCGCCGTCTACACCCACGGCCACGCGGACCACGCCTGCGGGCTGCCACCCTTCCTCGAGGAGGCGCGTGAGAAGGGCCGCCACGCGCCGCTGATCGTCGGGCACCGGAACGTCGCCGCCCGCTTCGACCGGTACCGGATGACCGCGCCCTGGAACGGCCTCATCAACTCGCGCCAGTTCTCGGTGAACGCCACGTGGCCGACGGACTACGACTACCCGACCGTCGTCTACGACACGGCATACGCTCTCGATGCGGGCGGCGCGCGCCTCGAACTGACGCACGCGCGCGGCGAGACGGACGATCACACGTGGCTCTGGTGGCCCGAGCGGCGCATCCTCTTCACCGGCGACCTCTTCTTCTGGGTCGCCCCCAACGCCGGCAACCCGCAGAAGGTCCAGCGCTACGCCGCCGAGTGGGCGCGGGCCCTGCGCGCGATGGCGGAGCGCGGCGCCGAGCTTCTGATCCCGGGCCACGGCGTCCCGATCGTGGGCGCGGCGCGCGTGCGCCAGGCGCTCGGCGACACGGCGGAGTGGCTCGAGACCCTCGAGCGCGAGACCGTGACGCGCATGAACGCCGGGCTCGGCCTCGACCAGATCCTCGCCGAGGTACGCCCGCCCGCGCATCTTGCCGAGCGCCCGTACCTCCAGGCCGTCTACGACGAGCCGGAGTACGTCGTGCGCAATATCTGGCGACTCTACGGCGGCTGGTGGGACGGCCA
Above is a genomic segment from Candidatus Methylomirabilota bacterium containing:
- a CDS encoding ABC transporter substrate-binding protein, giving the protein MTWAVHVSLAPTWFDPAETPGIITPFMVLYALHDALVKPMPGNAMAPSLAESWTMSKDGLTYEFALRKGVKFHNGDVVTAEDVKFSFERYRGASAADLKAKVARVDVVDPYRVRFTLKRPWPDFMTFYATPATGAAWIVPKKYVEKVGDDGFKKAPVGAGPYRFVSFKPGVEL
- a CDS encoding alkyl sulfatase dimerization domain-containing protein → MGDILLLAERFWQGQIPPRDLWRPTHKSEELAPGVVFFHTWANVTAIRTEAGLVLVDTGNYAARAKTFAAVRAVDGSPLHAAVYTHGHADHACGLPPFLEEAREKGRHAPLIVGHRNVAARFDRYRMTAPWNGLINSRQFSVNATWPTDYDYPTVVYDTAYALDAGGARLELTHARGETDDHTWLWWPERRILFTGDLFFWVAPNAGNPQKVQRYAAEWARALRAMAERGAELLIPGHGVPIVGAARVRQALGDTAEWLETLERETVTRMNAGLGLDQILAEVRPPAHLAERPYLQAVYDEPEYVVRNIWRLYGGWWDGQPAHLKPAREAEIGQEVAAMAGGAEALSDRARTLAESGSFALACHLADWAAAAAPDSARVHAARADIYEARAQASDALMTRGIFSATARESAAKAGRAPDRAPGTSPTRGA